The Flavobacteriales bacterium genome has a window encoding:
- a CDS encoding ATP-binding cassette domain-containing protein: protein MSERILKALMQLFAIIAKVDIDEETGEIQLESKGRQIVRTFLSQELNQELVEEYLEVFDEYVIGHHSSKRKRKTNTRRKRTSVNSVKVLRICTSINEELAQRQKIIVFIRILEFTNANDVIAEQELEFVTTVAETFNIIRAEFDQCLEFVKAEENDFIDNENYLVVDNNLGNRFEHSKHLYSETMLGFARVLRVQSIGTYFVKYYGTHQLSINGQLLTQDRVHILTQGSSLRSSKVQPVYYSDIISRYLSDAAAQKIVFKAEKMQYHFKGGKVGLHNIDFTEESGKLIGIMGGSGAGKSTLLNVLNGGYTPTIGKVTINGIDLHHEKEKLEGVIGFVPQDDLLIEELTVFQNLFYNAKLCFGNLEDGDIVKLVVKTLKAIGLYEAKDLKVGNPLEKTISGGQRKRLNIALELIREPAVMFVDEPTSGLSSRDSENIMDLLKELALKGKLIFVVIHQPSSDIFKMFDKLMILDQGGYPIYNGNPIDAVIYFKTLAHHANAEESECHTCGNVNPEQIFNIIESKVVDEYGNLTENRKVSPKEWNEHYEEYQKTHKNTIKDETELPESGFKIPNKLQQVSVFFVRDVLSKLTNRQYMIITMFQAPALGLVLAFFMKYLTIAPNGESVYVFYESSNVPQYIFISVIVSLFIGLTTSAEEIIGNLKILKREKFLNLSKGSYLFSKISIMLIISAIQSLFYVVVGNWVLEIEGLNIYYWTILFSVSTFANILGLNISASFNSVKVIYILIPILIIPQLLFSGILVSFDKLNPVFAEKSHVPWIGNVMASRWAYEGLAITQFKENKYERNFYSFDKEMSFANWKKDQWISNLQGKIDDAKRFIESTHNLEYKRPEVTRKLHIVKNEVEKELRHVNAIQLEGVDKININDFDVETYDNLVEYFTTLKERYKDIYNYFEAKKDSVQQIYTRPNAEFKAILEAKKKEGLITGKEYKKLRKFFGKLKDESFQTFRNKYKNKALEDFVTNANTLTFTDENNDNVIQKTDPVYLDPYDYDYFKAHFYAPRKRIFGVYLDSFLANVIVIWLMVLGLIATLYFDVLKRILDGLGKIQFYPKKK from the coding sequence TACTGAAAGCCCTTATGCAACTCTTTGCAATTATTGCAAAGGTTGATATTGATGAGGAAACTGGAGAAATACAGTTAGAATCTAAGGGTAGACAGATTGTGAGAACGTTCTTGAGTCAAGAATTGAATCAAGAATTGGTGGAGGAATACTTAGAAGTATTTGATGAATACGTAATTGGACATCACTCAAGTAAACGTAAAAGAAAAACAAATACTAGAAGAAAACGTACTTCTGTAAACTCCGTAAAAGTACTTCGTATATGTACTTCTATTAACGAAGAGTTAGCGCAACGTCAAAAGATTATTGTATTTATTCGTATTCTAGAATTTACGAATGCTAATGATGTAATTGCCGAACAAGAGTTAGAGTTTGTTACCACAGTAGCAGAAACATTTAACATCATTAGAGCTGAGTTTGATCAATGTCTTGAGTTCGTTAAAGCAGAAGAAAACGATTTTATCGATAATGAGAATTATCTAGTTGTAGATAATAACTTAGGGAATAGATTTGAACATTCAAAGCACCTGTACTCGGAAACCATGTTAGGGTTTGCTAGAGTTTTGAGGGTGCAGTCAATTGGAACTTATTTTGTTAAGTATTATGGGACCCATCAGTTGTCTATTAATGGACAGTTGTTGACTCAAGATCGTGTACATATCTTAACGCAAGGTTCATCTCTAAGAAGTTCTAAAGTGCAGCCTGTTTATTATAGTGACATTATCAGTCGTTATTTAAGCGATGCAGCAGCTCAAAAAATAGTCTTTAAGGCAGAGAAAATGCAATACCACTTTAAAGGTGGAAAAGTAGGGTTGCATAATATTGATTTTACAGAGGAGTCTGGAAAATTGATTGGAATCATGGGGGGATCAGGTGCAGGTAAATCCACCTTGTTAAATGTCTTAAATGGTGGGTATACTCCTACAATAGGTAAGGTTACTATAAATGGCATTGATTTGCACCATGAAAAGGAAAAGTTAGAAGGAGTTATTGGTTTCGTACCTCAGGATGATTTATTGATTGAGGAATTAACAGTATTCCAAAACTTATTCTATAATGCTAAACTTTGTTTTGGGAATCTGGAAGATGGAGATATTGTTAAACTTGTTGTCAAAACATTAAAAGCAATAGGTCTTTATGAAGCCAAAGATTTAAAAGTTGGTAATCCACTAGAGAAAACAATTTCAGGAGGTCAAAGAAAACGTCTAAATATTGCATTAGAGTTGATTCGTGAGCCTGCTGTAATGTTTGTAGATGAACCAACTTCTGGATTATCCTCTAGAGATTCAGAAAATATTATGGACCTTTTAAAAGAATTAGCATTAAAAGGGAAATTGATATTCGTTGTAATTCATCAACCGTCATCTGATATCTTTAAGATGTTTGATAAGTTGATGATCTTAGATCAAGGTGGTTATCCAATCTATAATGGAAACCCAATAGATGCAGTTATTTATTTTAAAACATTAGCACATCACGCCAACGCAGAAGAGAGTGAATGTCATACTTGTGGTAATGTCAATCCAGAGCAAATTTTCAATATTATTGAGTCAAAAGTAGTTGATGAATATGGGAATTTGACTGAAAATAGAAAGGTTTCTCCTAAAGAATGGAATGAACATTATGAGGAGTACCAAAAAACGCATAAAAACACCATCAAGGACGAAACGGAATTGCCTGAAAGTGGGTTTAAAATTCCTAATAAATTACAACAAGTTAGCGTATTCTTTGTGAGAGATGTCCTCTCTAAATTGACGAATCGTCAATACATGATTATTACCATGTTTCAAGCTCCTGCACTAGGACTAGTGTTAGCCTTCTTTATGAAGTATCTAACGATAGCACCAAATGGAGAGTCTGTATATGTGTTTTATGAAAGTAGTAATGTTCCGCAGTATATCTTTATCTCTGTAATTGTATCTTTATTTATTGGGTTAACAACAAGTGCAGAGGAGATTATTGGAAATTTGAAAATATTAAAGCGAGAGAAGTTTCTAAATTTGAGTAAGGGGAGTTATCTGTTTTCAAAGATTTCTATTATGTTGATTATTTCAGCTATTCAATCGCTCTTCTATGTTGTAGTGGGGAACTGGGTATTGGAAATAGAAGGATTAAATATTTATTACTGGACTATTCTATTTTCAGTTTCAACTTTTGCTAATATCTTAGGATTAAATATTTCAGCTAGTTTTAATTCTGTTAAAGTAATCTATATCCTTATTCCTATCCTGATTATACCACAGTTATTATTTAGTGGTATTTTAGTTTCGTTTGATAAGTTAAATCCTGTTTTTGCAGAGAAAAGCCACGTTCCATGGATTGGAAATGTTATGGCTTCAAGATGGGCTTATGAAGGATTAGCAATAACTCAGTTTAAAGAAAACAAATACGAGCGTAACTTCTATAGTTTCGATAAGGAAATGTCTTTTGCTAATTGGAAAAAAGATCAATGGATTAGTAATTTACAAGGGAAAATAGATGATGCTAAACGATTCATTGAAAGCACCCATAATTTAGAGTACAAAAGGCCAGAGGTTACAAGAAAGCTCCATATTGTTAAGAATGAAGTTGAAAAAGAGTTGAGACATGTCAATGCCATCCAATTAGAAGGAGTTGACAAGATTAATATCAACGACTTTGATGTTGAAACATACGATAACCTAGTAGAATATTTTACAACTTTAAAAGAACGATATAAAGATATTTATAATTATTTTGAAGCAAAGAAAGATAGTGTACAACAAATATATACTCGTCCAAATGCCGAATTTAAGGCAATTTTAGAAGCTAAAAAGAAAGAGGGCTTAATCACTGGAAAAGAGTATAAAAAATTGAGAAAGTTCTTTGGTAAATTAAAGGATGAAAGTTTTCAAACTTTTAGAAATAAATATAAAAATAAAGCATTAGAAGACTTTGTAACTAATGCAAATACATTAACATTTACAGACGAAAATAACGATAATGTCATTCAAAAAACAGATCCTGTTTATTTAGACCCGTACGATTATGATTATTTCAAAGCACATTTTTATGCGCCAAGAAAAAGAATCTTCGGTGTTTATTTAGATTCTTTTTTAGCCAATGTAATCGTAATATGGTTGATGGTATTAGGCTTAATAGCAACACTATATTTTGATGTGCTAAAAAGAATATTGGATGGATTAGGGAAAATACAGTTTTACCCTAAGAAAAAGTAG